AGTGCTGAAGGTCGTGAACACGCGGCCTAAGAGCGGTTCCGGCGTCAATTCCTGCAGAACTCCCCACACGATCGGCATAAACAGCGCTGTGCTGCCTCCAATGATGACGATCAGGCCGGTGGCCACGAGCGGAGTCGGGAGCATGCTCAAGCCGCAAACCGCCACCCCTCCCACGGTCATGGAGCTGGAGATCATCTTGAATCCATTGGCAGTCGCCTGGTGCTTTCTCGAAGCCAACCAGGCTGAGCCGGCCAGCATGCCGATCCCCAGCGAAGACCAGAGCCATCCGAGTTCCAACGGCCCCACATTCAACGCCTGCTCGGCAAACACCGGCAACATGAACACAAAAGCGCTGACCCCCAGACTGTAGAGCGTCGCCGTCAACATGAGCGCCGTGATGGTCCGATGTTGAATGAACACAAACCGGAAGCCGGCCAGCAAGTCTTCCCGGAAAGACCGTTTCGCCTCCGATACCGGATCGGCGGCCGCGCGAATACGCATGCGGATCGGCATCAGGCAGAGGGCGGAGACCAGGAAGGTCGCCGCATCCACGTAGAGCACGTTCTGCGCCCCGATCAGGACGATCCCGAGCCCGCTGATCGCCGGACCGATCAAGACGCCGATATTGGCAGTGCCCTGAAGCAGGGCGTTCGCGCTCGTGAGCTGCTCTCGCCGGACAATCTGGGGCACCGCCGAGGCCAAGGCGGGGCCAAAGATCATCGAGACCACCGCGACGCAAAACACCAGGACGTACAACCGCTCCAGGGTGAGCAGATCCAAGGCGTAGAGCCCGGGAATCAGCATGACCAGGACGGCTCGAAGCAAATCGACCACGATCATCGTCGTTTTCGTCGGCAACCGATCCAGATACACGCCGATCACAGGACCGAGCACCAGCGGCGGCACGGTCTGCAAGAGGCCGATGACGGCCATCTTCAGGGCCGACCCCGTCATCTGATAGACGAACCACAGCAATGCGACTTTGCTGAGGCTGTCGCCGATCTGCGACGTCAGTTGCCCCCAGAAGAGCAATCCGAAATCCCGCGTACGGAGCAGCAGCCACCCACCGCCCTTGGAAGCGGACTCCGGCTCGGCGGCTGGCTCAACGGTCTGTGACGGCCCCTGGTTCATCTTGTCCTTCCTCGCCTGGGTCTCGATCGCCATTTAACGCCCCACCAGCGACACCGAATGTCGGCCGTTACTCGGCTGCACCTCCGCGGTCACATACCTGGCCTCAATTAATCGCTCATAGCACTTGACGTAATCCTGCGCCATGCGCCGCGCGGTGAACCGCTGGTCGAACGCGGCCCGGCAACGGGCCCGGTCGATGGAGTCCACCCGGGTCACAGACGCGGCCATTTCCCCGATGTTCTCGGAGATGAACCCGGTCACGCCGTCTTCGATGATTTCCGGAATCGAGCCGCGGCGGTAGGCCAGCACGGGCGTGCCGCAGGCCAGGGCCTCGATCAACACGAGCCCGAACGGCTCGGGCCAGTCGTAGGGGCAGACCAGGGCGTAGGCCTCGCCGATGAACTGATTTTTTTCTTGGTCCGTGATCTCCCCCAGGAACTCCACCAACGGGTGGTCCATGAGCGGTTCCACCTTGGCCTTGAAGAAGTCCCGGTCGGCGGGATCGACCTTGGCGGCGATCCGAAGGGGCATACCGACGCGCTTGGCGACTTCGATCGCCTGCTCGGGGCACTTTTCAGGGGAAATACGCCCCAAGAAGGCCAGGTACTTTCCGGGCGTCGGATGGTATGAGTACAGGTCCTCCGGCAACCCGTGATGGACCGTCCCGAGCCAATTGGCCCAGGGCAATGGCCTCCGCTGCGCATCCGAAATTGAGATCAACGGCATGTCGGAAAATTCACGAAAGACCGGAGCGAGCTCGGGAAGATCCTGCCGTCCATGCAAGGTGGTCAGGACCGGAGTGGCGCTTCGCCGAGCGACAGGGAACCCGAGGAAGTCCACATGCGAGTGAATGAGGTCAAAGGTTCCGGCGGGGGCGCCGAACCCCCGTTCCAACAGCATCATCATCGGAGCGTCCCGATTGAAGATCCCGCTGTTCAATCGGAGGGCCTGCGGACAAATCGATTCCAGCCGCGCTTGGGTCACAGAATCTCCGCTCGCAAAGAGGGTGACATCATGGCCCTGGCGAACCAGTTCTTCAGTAATATAGGAGACGATCCGTTCGGTCCCTCCATACCGTTGCGGCGGGACACTTTCCCACAGTGGTGCGACCTGCGCGATTCTCATAATTCGGTTTTCCTCCTCGACGAGCTGGATGACGATGCGTGATGTGCTTGGCGGTCCACAGTATGCGGCGTCGGTGGGCAGATGCGCGTCAGGCCGCTCGACTGGTTCTTCGGACTCACCCCTTTGCCACTCCATTCACTCGGTCACGTTCACACTGCACTGCAACACAACTTCTCTTTGATTTTGATTGGCGCCTCTCGCTATGCACGAGCCGTACCCTGTTCGATCAGTTGATGCGAACCGTGGAATAACGGAGGGTTAGATTTTTGCTCCATCACGTGCCGCCGCTTCAGCAAACCATCCGCCTATCCGAAACTCCGTCTCATCTGTCCTCGCTGTCTCGATTCTCTCGGAGGGGGCACCAACGGATCCTCTACGCTGCGTCACATTACGACGCAGAGAGACCCCACACAATGGACAAAATCCTCGTCCGGTGATGAAGAAAATCAACTGAATGGAAGGCTCATCGCACTGGATGGTTTCTCATACAGGCAGGAGCTTTGGCGTGCCTCTCTCCGAAAAATTTGCCGTAATCATACAAATATCAATAAGATACATCCATGCACCCGTTCTCGACCGCCAAGGCCATCCCTCATGGCCATAGGGGAAAGCAAACACTCCAATTAAGCCTTTGAAGTCCTTCCGACAGCTCGACTTTACAATTTTCTTTGCATGCGGCGAGGCGGGGACCCGGCAGGCTTCGGAGAAGATGCTGCGAGGAGTGGCGCGAATCCGGCACCGTGGCTACTTGACGATCACGATGTCCACTCCGCCCTCATTACGCAAGGCTTCCACTCGAACCGTATCCTTCGATCGCGTCAGCACGAGATCCACGGACATGGCGCCGACGCGCAGATGGCGAAGATGCACTTCGCGCAAAAATTCCGGCAACAGCGGACGATGAAACACAATCCGATGCTCCGTCGCCCGCACCGTGAGCCCCAAACAGGCGGCCAGCAGCAAGAAGACCGAGGCCGCGCTCCAGGCTTGCGGCGAACAGGCCACGGGGTACAGGCTGGGACCTTGGCCGGGCCGGCGCTCGAACCCGCAAAACAATTCCGGCAGCCGATGCAGATCGAAATATTGCGAGGCGTCGAACAGGGCCCGCAAAATCTTCACCGCCGCGTCGGTATGCCCGTAGCGGGCCAGCCCCATGGCGATGATCGCATTATCATGGGGCCAGACCGACCCGTTGTGGTAGGACATCGGGCTGTATCGCGCCTGGTCCGCCGCTACCGTTCGGATCCCCCATCCTGAAAACAAGTCTTTCTCGACCAACGATTGCACAAGCCGCCCCGCATGCCGGTCCCCGACAATCTCGGTAAAGAGACAATGCCCTGGATTGGACGTCTTGACCAGACAAGGGCGCTTCTCGCCGTCGAGCGCCAGCGCGTAACTGGACAGGTGATCGGACCAGAACGCCTGATGAAACCGCTGCTTCAATACCTCGGCCTGGCGGAGCAAGACGGCGCCGGTTTCCTTCTTCCCCAACGCGGACGCACAGGCCGCCGCGCTGCGCTTGGCCGCATAGACATAGCCCTGCACCTCACAGAGCGCGATCGGCGACTCGGCCATCCTGCCGTCGTCGTGAAAGACAGCATCGTACGAGTCCTTCCATCCTTGCTGGACGAGTCCGCGCGACGAACGCCTGGCATACTCCACAAATCCGTCCCGGTCCGCATCGCCGTAGGTGTCGATCCACCGCATCGCCGCGTCGAGATTCGGCCAGAGCGTTTCGATGAAATTCCGATCGCCGGTCCGTTCGAAATAGGCCCCCGCCAACATGATGAACAACGGCGTCGAGTCCACGCTGCCGTAATAGGAACCGAACGGCACCTCGCCGAGGGCGGCCATTTCCCCCTTGCGGCTCTCGTGCAGGATCTTGCCCGGCTCCGCATCCTGTTCCGGCACCGTCTCCTTGGCCTGGGTCGCGGCCAGATAGCCGAGCACCCCTTTGGCGATGGAGGGATTCACCCAGAGATACTCCAGCGCGGTGATGATCCCGTCCCGCCCGAAGGGCGCGCTGAACCAGGGCACTCCCGCGTAGGGATAGGGGCCGTGCGGAGTCTCCGACACCATCATGTGGAGATCGCGCCGGGACCGATCGAGCCACTCGTTGAACCAATCATGGGACGTCACGATTTCGCAATCCTCGCCCATGCGGCTGGCCAGGTCATGCTTGGCCTGTTCCCATGCCTGGTGATAGCGCCAGACGGCCGCCTTCTGCTCGGCTTGCTCGCAGCGGACCGCCAACGTCAGCGACACCTCTTCTTTCGGTTTCAACGAAAGATCGAAGCGGGCCTCCGATTCGGATAGGGCCTGCGGGGTGGGGTGCCAGTGCAATCCGGTGCGGCGGACGACCCCATCGAGCCCTTGGTAGAGCAACTGCACGCTGTCGGACTTGACGATCGAGCGCAGCCGCTTGCCTCTGCGCCGCCGACGCACGCCGCGCACCTCGAAGATGTCGACGAAATCCGCGTCGAATTTCACGGCGAGCGAGATCCGAGCCGGGTCGACGCCGTAGTTCACCAGGCGGAATTGCTCGTGGCACCCGCCGCCCCAGAGAAAGGCCGAGCGAAACAAATGGAAGGTGCCCCGGCGGGCCCTGGCCTGGTCTTCCAGATCCAAATCGGTGTTCGTGAGATCCACCGTGAGCACGATATTGTCCTCCCCCACCGCCGAGCTGAGTAGGATAGGACGGGCGCCTCCCACGAAGACTTCGAGACGGGAGAGGTGCCTGGTGCCGTCATGGTAGAGGCCGTGCGAGAACTTCCCGACCGGCTTGATGTCCCCGTACCGGTCGAACACCGCAAAGGAGTCCCCCTGCTTGAGCACGTGCGTCCGGTTATCGACGAGCGACGAGTCGGCGTGAATGTAAAACTGATCCTTGACGCGGATGATCGAATCCACAGGGCGCCCCTTCCGGCCATGAGACCGATGATGACGGCGAACCGGTTGAGCCGGCGCGCCTCTTGCCTTTCCCGACCCCTTGCGCCGGCCCCTGTCAGGTTCGCGCGGCGACATCGCTCCTCACCCAGCGGGAAAACGTGGCGGCGACGACGGCGGTGGCAAAGAGCACGAGCCCGATCCCGGCCAAGCTGATCGGTTCGCCGAATTCGCCGGTCACCCATCCGAAAAACGTGAGGCCGCCGATGGCCGCCGTCATGGCGCCGGTCGAATACACGGCCAAGGCCCGGCCGACCATGAAGGGCGGGGAAAGTTCCTGCAAGACCCCCCAGGCAATCGGG
The DNA window shown above is from Nitrospira tepida and carries:
- a CDS encoding amylo-alpha-1,6-glucosidase is translated as MDSIIRVKDQFYIHADSSLVDNRTHVLKQGDSFAVFDRYGDIKPVGKFSHGLYHDGTRHLSRLEVFVGGARPILLSSAVGEDNIVLTVDLTNTDLDLEDQARARRGTFHLFRSAFLWGGGCHEQFRLVNYGVDPARISLAVKFDADFVDIFEVRGVRRRRRGKRLRSIVKSDSVQLLYQGLDGVVRRTGLHWHPTPQALSESEARFDLSLKPKEEVSLTLAVRCEQAEQKAAVWRYHQAWEQAKHDLASRMGEDCEIVTSHDWFNEWLDRSRRDLHMMVSETPHGPYPYAGVPWFSAPFGRDGIITALEYLWVNPSIAKGVLGYLAATQAKETVPEQDAEPGKILHESRKGEMAALGEVPFGSYYGSVDSTPLFIMLAGAYFERTGDRNFIETLWPNLDAAMRWIDTYGDADRDGFVEYARRSSRGLVQQGWKDSYDAVFHDDGRMAESPIALCEVQGYVYAAKRSAAACASALGKKETGAVLLRQAEVLKQRFHQAFWSDHLSSYALALDGEKRPCLVKTSNPGHCLFTEIVGDRHAGRLVQSLVEKDLFSGWGIRTVAADQARYSPMSYHNGSVWPHDNAIIAMGLARYGHTDAAVKILRALFDASQYFDLHRLPELFCGFERRPGQGPSLYPVACSPQAWSAASVFLLLAACLGLTVRATEHRIVFHRPLLPEFLREVHLRHLRVGAMSVDLVLTRSKDTVRVEALRNEGGVDIVIVK
- a CDS encoding glycosyltransferase family 4 protein, which gives rise to MRIAQVAPLWESVPPQRYGGTERIVSYITEELVRQGHDVTLFASGDSVTQARLESICPQALRLNSGIFNRDAPMMMLLERGFGAPAGTFDLIHSHVDFLGFPVARRSATPVLTTLHGRQDLPELAPVFREFSDMPLISISDAQRRPLPWANWLGTVHHGLPEDLYSYHPTPGKYLAFLGRISPEKCPEQAIEVAKRVGMPLRIAAKVDPADRDFFKAKVEPLMDHPLVEFLGEITDQEKNQFIGEAYALVCPYDWPEPFGLVLIEALACGTPVLAYRRGSIPEIIEDGVTGFISENIGEMAASVTRVDSIDRARCRAAFDQRFTARRMAQDYVKCYERLIEARYVTAEVQPSNGRHSVSLVGR
- a CDS encoding MFS transporter, whose translation is MAIETQARKDKMNQGPSQTVEPAAEPESASKGGGWLLLRTRDFGLLFWGQLTSQIGDSLSKVALLWFVYQMTGSALKMAVIGLLQTVPPLVLGPVIGVYLDRLPTKTTMIVVDLLRAVLVMLIPGLYALDLLTLERLYVLVFCVAVVSMIFGPALASAVPQIVRREQLTSANALLQGTANIGVLIGPAISGLGIVLIGAQNVLYVDAATFLVSALCLMPIRMRIRAAADPVSEAKRSFREDLLAGFRFVFIQHRTITALMLTATLYSLGVSAFVFMLPVFAEQALNVGPLELGWLWSSLGIGMLAGSAWLASRKHQATANGFKMISSSMTVGGVAVCGLSMLPTPLVATGLIVIIGGSTALFMPIVWGVLQELTPEPLLGRVFTTFSTGGMASAMAGMAGFGWAADTMGPGICLVGIGLVLLVTACVAAGCSRVHYPAGDRKQEGEALAA